The following is a genomic window from Fulvia fulva chromosome 9, complete sequence.
GATGTTTGTAGGCGTGTGAGTATACATACGGAGGAGGCTCTGACGTCGGCAGACCAAGATCAAAATCCTGACCCATGGCAGCGTGAGGCCATGTACTTCGTGAAGGGTCGAAACAATCCGGACGAACTCTGTCTTCCTTCCAACAGAGTACATGGAGACAGACGCTCGTGACACCGCACTGCATCGTCTTCGCCAAGTGGTTGTGCAGACTGTGTATGGCGTTGCGGACTAGCGGATGGCGTCAATAGGGTCTTTAGCCGGAACGAGCTAGAGCTGCAGTGTATCCTGGTGCAGATGCACATGTTTGCAAGGTCGGTTGACGATTTAGGACATATGCCATCGTGAGATGATGCTTTTTCGAGAAGAGGGTCCGGTGTGGTGCTTTCTGGATGTGGCAGTGTTAGCAATGCGATGTAATGCGAAGGTTCCCCATTACCCATGTGTCCGCGAGCATCGATCTGCTCAAGATCTGCTAGTAGCACAGAGCGATGACTATTCAACGACTCGCTGCACTTCGTAAAGCCTGGTCGGTCAAGGTCCTCGTGTAGAACATCGCCGACGCACGGTATATTGTTGTGCTTGCCGCTCGGGCTACGTGGTCCTACGGGCATTAAGGCTCGCCAAAGATCAATGATCATCTTCATAATTGAAGATAGCATATATCGGCATGGTCCCGAGACACAGCATGTGTGCAAACTCAAGCGGGTACGTTGAGCGAAAGAACGTCCTAGGTTGTCTTGCAACATGTGGAGTCTGCATCGCGCCACTTGAACTTGGTACATCAATGCAGATTGTGTCGCTGGGCTCAGATAAGAGTCTGGCATCACAGGATATGATGCGAACAATTGTGAGCTGTCCCTGAGTCGAATTCAACCTGCAAAGGTGGCAGCGATTCAACCTTCTGGCCACGAGTCAAAGAAGGATCTTCAAATCACCACCGTGCCCTTGGACTCGGGCGTGTTGAGCGAGAAGGAACGCAGCTTCAGGCATGTAGTCACTGCTAAGCAAGCCGAGTTGTGAGTGGAATGGATCAGCGAAGTATTTAAGGACACTGACGCAGATCGCAGCAACCTCAACCTAACAGAGGAAGACTTCTTGACTACCCAGGAAGAAGCAGAGAAGTTGACACTTGACGAAGTGACACAGGTACCTATCCCTCTAGGCCATGGTCCAGATATGTTCTAACGCAAAGTGCAGATCTTGAAGCATGGCTACAGCCTCCACGAGTTCGACCCAAACTTTCCCATCAAGATCTTGGCCGAGATCGAAGCGTTTCTGGAAAACAACGAAGCCATCCTCGTAGCACCGGAGAAGTATGCAGAGCTTGTCCAGGAAATGGAACTACAGGCCGCCGTGCTCACGACAAGTAGCCCGTACTCAGAAGTCCGGGCTGTTGTAGACAACAACGACGATGTCAACACCCCTTGGTCAACTATCCGAGCATGGACCATTGGCTTGTTCTTCGTCTGCGCAGTGGGTTTCATGAACCAGCTCTTCAGCGTTCGACAGCCGTCCATAACCGTAGGCTCCGACGTCGTCCAGCTCTTATGCTATCCAGTTGGCAAAGCTTTCGAGAAGTTCCTACCGGATATTGGCATTACACTCTTTGGCGTCAGGCATAGCTTGAATACAGGACCATTCAGCAAGAAGGAGCATATGCTCATCACAATCATGGCAACAGTCGGATCTACTTTGCCATCGTCGAGATATATCATCTTCACACAGTTCTTGAAGAAGTACTTCAACCAGTCGTACTCCGGGTCCTTCGGATACCAGGTTTTGATGGCTTTGTCGACAGATCTGATGGGGCACGGTCTTGCTGGGCTGTGCAGGAAGATACTGGTGTATCCTGCTTACTATGTCTACCCGAAGTCGCTGGTCACCATCGCACTCAACAGCTCGCTCCACAAAGGTATTTCACGTTGGCATCGTTGTTGTCAAAGTTTAAGCTGACCGCGTGTAGACAAGAACACACCAGTGACCGGTCCAGCGAAGAAGCTTTGGACCGTCTCCCGCTTCAAATTCTTCACGTGGTCCTTCGTGTGTACGTTCGTGTATTTCTGGTTCCCGAACTATATCTTCACCGCGCTGAGTGCCTTCAACTGGATCACCTGGATTGCGCCTGAGAATGTCAACCTTTCGGCTGTGACTGGTTTCGCAAAGGGTGTTGGTCTGAATCCGCTGCCGACCTTCGATTGGAATATCGTAACCCGCGGGGGCAGCAACGGATGACAGCATACCCTGAAGTATCTGAATGGTGGTACCTTGGGCTCAATGTTGTGGCTATCGCCCTTGGCGTAGCTGTTGTGGCAGGCTGGCAGACCTACACCACAGTCGGCGTCATCTTCTTCGGAATCCTGCTGTCCCTGGTATATGCAATCCCGGCTGGTGTCATCGCTGCCACGACCGGAATCGTTGTGGAGCTCAATGTCATTGCTGAGTTCCTTGGAGGCTCGATCCAACCAGGTAACGCTCTAGCCATGAACTTCTTCAAGTGCGACGGCTATGTAACGACAGCCCACGCCCTGGAATTCATCAAGGACCTCAAGCTTGCACATCATGTCAAGATCCCTCCGAGACACACATTCTGGGCGCAAGTTGTGGCCACAGTCGTCTCTTGCTTTGTGTGCACCGGCATCATGAACTTCCAGCTCCGGAACATCAAGGATATCTGCGAGAGCACACAGTCTGCTCGATTCACCTGTCCAGGAGTCAATGTGTACTTCAGTGCAGCCGTTCAATTCGGCAGCATGGGCGCTCGCAAGGTCTTCGGAACAGGCGGTCAGTACACCATCCTGCTGATAGCAGCTTTCCCGATCGGCCTGGCTGTGGCGGTGCTGCTGTATTTCGCGCAAAGGTGACCACCGAAGGACCACTGGGCGCGTGAGATCCATCCAGTGGCATTTTTGAGCGGTGGTCTGGTCTCCACGCCGCCGTACAACTTGTCCTACATGTGGCCTGCGATGCCCTTTGCATGGTACTCCATGATCCATATCCGAGGCAAGTACCTGGCTTTCTGGTCAAAGTACAACTACGTGCTTTCAGCAGCGTTGTCTATTGCCATCGCCATTGCCGCGCTGGTCATGTACTTTGCACGGGAGTATTCCAGCATCAGCTTGGAGTGGTGGGGCAATAATGCTGATAGTGGATGCGAAGCGACCGCTTGCACAAGATTGAAGCTGCCGAAAGGGTCGTCATTTGGTCCCAGTCCGGGCCACTGTGTGTAGAAAGCTGGGACGATGGGCTGCAGAAGATGTTGATGGAATAATAACCGGGACTGCCGGCAAATTCTCGGTAGTCACGGCACCAAAACACCGGCATCTACGACATTGTTGAACAATTAATGATTGGAGAAGTCGATATGTTCACGTGTGAAGACCAACACTATTGCATTGAGCAGCCAAGTGGAGAGCCAGCTATCTAGACGACAGCAAATTCATCCTCGATCATCAACATGTACCAAGGTCATCAACAATAGCGAGCGCAGCCATGCATAAGTCCATAACGATCATGGGTACTTCTGAAAGCAGGCATTCCAAAGATCAGACTCTCCAATAAACCAAACGCTATGCAAAATGTGCGCGAAACAGAAACCATATCATCCTCCCTCGTCCTATTGGGTATCTTGTTCGTAATGTGTCCATTCGTCGTCCGAAGCCGGCACGCCTCAGCATTATGGTATGGCGGATCGTGAATGCCGAAGCGACAAATGCCGCACCAGATGCTTCGTGTGAGATAAGAATATTCGTTCCTGTTCAACGTTTCCGCTTCACCCATAAACTAAAAGCAATAGTGCCAAACGTCGTTAAGTGTCGTTATGTCGTTGCTACAAAAGAAAGGGTTTCGGGAGTTGTCGTCGATGCTGATGTGCGTCGTGGATGTTTGGAGTCGTCAAGGGATGTCCAGATCGAGCACTCGATTTCATTGAATCTCGGACCTTGTGTGGGTTGAGTTGCAATGCATACACTCCATGACTCACGACCTATGTTCGACTGCGCGGTTGCCTTCGCTGGTGGCGACGGCGACAAGTGCTTCCAGTCCAGCCATGTCATTGTTCGGGGGCTGGTTGTAGCGCTGCTGTGTAAAGCGTGGGTCGTGTCCGGACTGCAGAGCGTACGTCTGTTGTGGTGGGTGATCTTGGGCTGAAAACTGCTGATAGCCCGAATCGGTCCGGCCTTGGTGGCCTGGAGCAGAGTATACTTTTTGATCGTCGGTAATGGTAGTACCGGGAGGGTACTGCTCTATGCTACTAGCGTTCACTATGACCGGATTATACTCCACGCCTTGAGATGTTGACGGGGTGGGTACCCCATCGCTGCTGCCTGAATCTTCTGGCGATGGTCTCAGTGCACCTGGCGCGACGACATTGCTGTGGGACGGCGTCAGCGGGCCTCCGTACCAAGCGTTGCGCTTATGCTTGTGTGGAGTGATCGGTTGCTCGGGCATCGAGATGTGTTTCTGTTGCTGTTGGAAGAAGTTTGGTGGTGGTATCGGAGCCTGCGGGCCGAAGTATGCGGGCTGCTGTTGAGGTGCGCTTGGGGTCACCTGCCACTGCCCTTCGATTGGTGCGTTTGCAGCGGTGATGTCAAGTCGAGTGAGACCTTGCTGGATGCCAATATCTGAAGGTCGCCCCGAGCTTGGTGGGCGAGGCGAGGAGTCGACCATCATGGGGCTGGACTGCTGACGTGCACTTGGAGGCGGAGCATGGTCAAAGCTTTCGATGCCAGGGAGCCGGGTCATCTGAGAAGCAGCCTGTTGCTGCGTGAAAGCCGGTCGTGGCTCGTCTGGTGTTTGGTGATAGGTCAAACCACTTGTCGCAGGTCGCTGGGCATACTGGGAGTTGGTACTAGGATGCCATGTCCTCCTGCGGTACTCCATCTCAGATTCAGACTCTCGTCGCCCATGTGAGAAGACAGAGCTGGTCGGGCTCGCGAAGACGCTACTGTTCTGCGAGAAGTTCGCCGACTGGCCAGATGGGGGAGGGCTGAAATATGGCGGTGGATAGATTGCATTTTGATTTTGAAATGGGTTTTGTCCAGACGGCACAGAGAGTCGGCGACCTGGTGCTCGTGCCCCGTTGTAGAACGATGAGCGTGACAGGGTCGATGCAGGAGAGGCCATGCCCGACTGAAAACGCGGACTTTGCGGACCAGTAGAGAATGTAGTGGATGTCGGTGTGCTGTATCCGGTCGGCGACTGGTTGTAGTAGATGTATTGCTGCTGGGGACTACCACCTATGCCGTGGTGATACGTCTCTAGCGAGAGACGTGCACGAGCGGACGGGTCGTTTGCCATTGCTAATGGCTGAGGTCTGCGACGAGCATCATCCATCCCACCAACACTGGAAGTAGTGGAGCCAATGCTCGAAGTCGACAGGTTCCTGCTGTGCCCGCGCGAGTGACCGCCATTGCTGCTGCCGAGCGTCGAAGCACGAGAACGGCTGTTTGGAGGCCGTACCCTGTCGGTGCGGATCTGTCGCTGGAACCTTGTGCTGGTGGCCGCTAGCGAGTCGCCTGGAATCTCTTCGTTGACATGTACAGTCTGTGCATGTTGACGCAAGTTGTCCAGTCTAGAGAACCTTCGGGAGCAGTGGCATTGGAAGGGTCGCTCACCGGTATGCTTCC
Proteins encoded in this region:
- a CDS encoding Oligopeptide transporter 2, which produces MQIVSLGSDKSLASQDMMRTIVAAIQPSGHESKKDLQITTVPLDSGVLSEKERSFRHVVTAKQAEFNLNLTEEDFLTTQEEAEKLTLDEVTQILKHGYSLHEFDPNFPIKILAEIEAFLENNEAILVAPEKYAELVQEMELQAAVLTTSSPYSEVRAVVDNNDDVNTPWSTIRAWTIGLFFVCAVGFMNQLFSVRQPSITVGSDVVQLLCYPVGKAFEKFLPDIGITLFGVRHSLNTGPFSKKEHMLITIMATVGSTLPSSRYIIFTQFLKKYFNQSYSGSFGYQVLMALSTDLMGHGLAGLCRKILVYPAYYVYPKSLVTIALNSSLHKDKNTPVTGPAKKLWTVSRFKFFTWSFVCTFVYFWFPNYIFTALSAFNWITWIAPENVNLSAVTGFAKGVGLNPLPTFDWNIQRMTAYPEVSEWWYLGLNVVAIALGVAVVAGWQTYTTVGVIFFGILLSLVYAIPAGVIAATTGIVVELNVIAEFLGGSIQPGNALAMNFFKCDGYVTTAHALEFIKDLKLAHHVKIPPRHTFWAQVVATVVSCFVCTGIMNFQLRNIKDICESTQSARFTCPGVNVYFSAAVQFGSMGARKVFGTGGQYTILLIAAFPIGLAVADHWAREIHPVAFLSGGLVSTPPYNLSYMWPAMPFAWYSMIHIRGKYLAFWSKYNYVLSAALSIAIAIAALVMYFAREYSSISLEWWGNNADSGCEATACTRLKLPKGSSFGPSPGHCV
- a CDS encoding C2H2 finger domain transcription factor dvrA — translated: MATFSPVNNELQASDDVSIPAPNTPTSVAKMPDETREMVADESSPNTPTRHSFGGVPGQRPLPDEPLTPAPANEQQQEDESSVKRDGSNRSGKRAGPSDDVEMGEGDDDNGEDDGSDNDSVTSDSQRPSKKKKGQRFFCTEFPPCQLSFTRSEHLARHIRKHTGERPFQCHCSRRFSRLDNLRQHAQTVHVNEEIPGDSLAATSTRFQRQIRTDRVRPPNSRSRASTLGSSNGGHSRGHSRNLSTSSIGSTTSSVGGMDDARRRPQPLAMANDPSARARLSLETYHHGIGGSPQQQYIYYNQSPTGYSTPTSTTFSTGPQSPRFQSGMASPASTLSRSSFYNGARAPGRRLSVPSGQNPFQNQNAIYPPPYFSPPPSGQSANFSQNSSVFASPTSSVFSHGRRESESEMEYRRRTWHPSTNSQYAQRPATSGLTYHQTPDEPRPAFTQQQAASQMTRLPGIESFDHAPPPSARQQSSPMMVDSSPRPPSSGRPSDIGIQQGLTRLDITAANAPIEGQWQVTPSAPQQQPAYFGPQAPIPPPNFFQQQQKHISMPEQPITPHKHKRNAWYGGPLTPSHSNVVAPGALRPSPEDSGSSDGVPTPSTSQGVEYNPVIVNASSIEQYPPGTTITDDQKVYSAPGHQGRTDSGYQQFSAQDHPPQQTYALQSGHDPRFTQQRYNQPPNNDMAGLEALVAVATSEGNRAVEHRS